The Desmonostoc muscorum LEGE 12446 genome includes a region encoding these proteins:
- the rd gene encoding rubredoxin, protein MQKYICTVCGYIYDPEEGDEDGGIAAGTAFESIPEDWVCPTCGAAKADFEPYKNTR, encoded by the coding sequence ATGCAAAAGTATATATGTACTGTTTGTGGTTATATCTACGATCCAGAAGAAGGTGATGAAGACGGCGGTATAGCAGCAGGAACAGCCTTTGAAAGCATTCCAGAGGATTGGGTGTGTCCGACTTGCGGTGCGGCAAAAGCAGACTTTGAACCTTATAAAAATACTCGTTGA
- a CDS encoding RNA-guided endonuclease InsQ/TnpB family protein, with product MIVYEFKVKGKEKQYRAIDEAIRTSQFIQNKCLRYWMDNKNMGRYDLNKYCAVVASEFPFADELNSMARQSAAERSWSAIARFYDNCKKKVKGKKGFPKFKKNCRSVEYKSTGWKLSLLRKAITFSDKKGIGTLKLKGTYDLNYFCLKQIKRVRLLRRADGYYAQFAIDVDVKVETHPTLQVVGIDLGLKYFIADNKGNIEPSPQFYRKSEKHLIRANRKKSKKFSAVKKKARARQSNNYHKARNRYARKHLRVSRQRKEYCKRLAYSVIQSNDLVAYEDLNVQGLVRNRHLAKSISDAGWYTFRSWLEYFGHKYRKVTVAVPPHNTSQNCSNCGQNVKKSLSTRTHVCPHCGYTEDRDINAAINILRLGLSTVGHTGTYAGGDLPSWAVGATLPSYGESLNLESPSL from the coding sequence ATGATTGTTTACGAGTTCAAAGTCAAGGGCAAAGAAAAGCAATATCGCGCTATTGATGAGGCAATACGTACTAGCCAATTCATCCAAAACAAGTGTTTACGCTACTGGATGGATAACAAGAATATGGGTAGATACGACCTCAATAAATATTGTGCTGTAGTAGCTAGTGAATTTCCTTTTGCTGATGAACTCAACTCAATGGCGAGACAATCTGCTGCTGAACGTTCTTGGTCTGCAATAGCTCGGTTTTACGACAACTGTAAGAAGAAGGTTAAAGGTAAGAAAGGTTTTCCTAAGTTCAAGAAAAATTGTCGTTCAGTTGAATATAAATCAACTGGATGGAAGCTTTCACTCCTCAGGAAGGCTATCACTTTCTCAGATAAAAAAGGTATTGGAACCCTAAAACTAAAGGGGACTTATGACCTTAACTACTTTTGCCTGAAGCAAATTAAACGTGTCCGTCTACTACGTCGTGCTGATGGGTATTATGCTCAATTTGCGATTGATGTTGATGTCAAGGTTGAGACTCATCCTACCTTACAAGTAGTTGGTATTGACTTGGGACTGAAATATTTCATTGCCGACAATAAAGGCAATATAGAACCATCACCCCAGTTTTACCGCAAATCAGAAAAGCATCTTATACGAGCTAATCGCAAAAAGTCTAAGAAGTTTAGTGCGGTTAAGAAGAAAGCTCGCGCAAGGCAATCTAACAATTACCACAAAGCTAGAAATCGATATGCCCGTAAGCATTTAAGAGTAAGTAGGCAACGGAAAGAGTATTGCAAGAGATTAGCATACTCCGTCATCCAATCTAACGATTTGGTAGCCTATGAAGATTTAAATGTTCAAGGGCTTGTTAGGAATCGACATCTAGCTAAATCCATTAGTGATGCTGGTTGGTACACTTTTCGCAGTTGGTTGGAATATTTCGGTCACAAATATAGGAAGGTGACTGTTGCAGTTCCTCCTCACAATACAAGCCAAAATTGTTCTAACTGTGGACAGAACGTGAAAAAGTCTTTGTCTACTAGGACTCATGTTTGCCCTCATTGCGGATATACCGAAGATAGAGATATCAACGCAGCAATCAATATTTTGAGATTAGGACTCAGTACGGTAGGGCATACCGGAACTTACGCTGGGGGAGATTTGCCCTCTTGGGCGGTTGGGGCAACCCTGCCCTCTTACGGTGAGTCATTGAACCTAGAATCCCCGTCTCTTTAG
- a CDS encoding AI-2E family transporter — translation MRRSASLKRLLIYGLSGPLIALNVWLLSVLFRYFQHPISILSIAAILAFLLNYPVKFFERARITRTQAVSVVLLATLTILVILGVTLVPMVIDQTIQLLNKIPDWLTASQANLEQFEAIAKQRRLPIDLRVVSSQINANIQNLVQQLASGAVGFAGTLLSGLFDVVLIVVLAFYMLLYGDRVWYGLVHLLPSDIGDPLTASLRLNFQNFFLSQLLLGLFMVITLTPIFLIMKVPFALLFAILIGISELIPFIGASLGIGLVTLLVLLQNWWLAVQVALVAIIMQQVKDNLLAPRLLGNFIGLNPIWIFVAILMGYEIAGLLGTLVAVPIAGTIKGTFDAIKSGNPGEFVSRVTIHHEPPLD, via the coding sequence ATGCGCCGTTCTGCCTCCCTTAAACGCCTGTTAATCTATGGTCTGAGCGGCCCGCTGATCGCTCTCAATGTCTGGTTGCTATCCGTGCTTTTTCGTTATTTCCAGCATCCAATTAGCATTTTGAGCATTGCAGCAATTCTGGCTTTTTTACTCAATTACCCGGTTAAGTTCTTTGAACGCGCTCGGATTACTCGCACTCAGGCGGTGAGCGTTGTTTTGCTTGCCACTTTAACTATTTTGGTAATCCTGGGCGTGACGCTAGTACCAATGGTGATTGACCAAACAATCCAATTATTAAATAAGATTCCTGATTGGTTAACTGCCAGTCAAGCAAACCTAGAGCAGTTTGAGGCCATCGCCAAGCAACGACGTTTGCCAATTGATTTGAGGGTTGTGAGTAGTCAAATCAATGCCAACATTCAGAATCTAGTACAACAGCTAGCTTCTGGTGCAGTCGGATTTGCGGGAACGCTATTGTCAGGATTATTTGACGTAGTGTTAATAGTGGTGCTGGCTTTTTATATGCTTTTGTATGGCGATCGCGTCTGGTATGGTCTGGTGCATCTTTTGCCCTCTGATATCGGAGATCCCCTTACCGCATCCTTGCGGCTAAATTTCCAAAACTTCTTTCTGAGCCAGTTGTTATTGGGACTATTCATGGTAATAACCCTGACACCAATTTTCTTAATTATGAAGGTGCCTTTTGCTCTGTTATTTGCCATATTAATCGGGATCTCAGAACTTATTCCCTTTATTGGAGCATCTCTCGGCATCGGTCTAGTGACACTTTTGGTATTGTTGCAAAATTGGTGGTTAGCAGTTCAAGTTGCGCTGGTAGCAATTATTATGCAGCAGGTTAAAGATAATCTATTAGCTCCTAGATTACTTGGCAACTTTATCGGACTGAATCCCATCTGGATTTTTGTTGCTATTTTGATGGGGTATGAGATTGCTGGATTGTTAGGGACACTTGTTGCTGTTCCCATTGCTGGTACTATTAAAGGCACTTTTGATGCTATAAAAAGCGGCAACCCTGGTGAATTTGTATCAAGAGTTACTATTCATCATGAGCCGCCTCTTGATTAA
- a CDS encoding RNA recognition motif domain-containing protein, translating into MSIYVGNLSYQVTEDDLRRAFAEYGTVARVQLPTDRETGKPRGFAFVEMQTDAEEQAAIDALDGAEWMGRDLRVNKAKPREERSNSPRGSWGGGNARRNRNY; encoded by the coding sequence ATGTCAATTTACGTTGGTAACCTGTCGTATCAGGTTACGGAAGACGACCTCAGGCGGGCTTTTGCAGAATATGGAACAGTAGCCCGTGTTCAATTACCTACAGATAGAGAAACAGGTAAGCCGCGTGGGTTCGCTTTTGTGGAGATGCAAACAGATGCAGAAGAACAAGCTGCGATTGATGCACTAGATGGCGCTGAATGGATGGGACGTGATTTGAGAGTAAACAAAGCCAAACCCCGTGAGGAAAGAAGCAATTCACCTCGTGGTAGCTGGGGTGGCGGTAATGCCCGGCGTAACAGGAACTACTAA
- the rpsU gene encoding 30S ribosomal protein S21 has product MTQVVLGENEGIESALRRFKREVSKAGIFQDMRKKRHFETPIEKEKRKAIARHKQRRKQNSRFR; this is encoded by the coding sequence ATGACACAAGTAGTTTTAGGGGAGAATGAAGGTATTGAATCAGCCCTGCGGAGATTTAAGCGGGAAGTTTCTAAAGCAGGAATTTTCCAAGATATGAGAAAAAAACGTCACTTCGAGACGCCGATAGAAAAAGAGAAGCGTAAAGCAATTGCTAGGCACAAGCAACGTCGTAAACAAAATTCTCGTTTTAGATAA
- a CDS encoding NAD(P)/FAD-dependent oxidoreductase, giving the protein MLSLQIVVIGGGAAGFFGAIACAKVNPDAQVTLIEASRQPLAKVLISGGGRCNVTHACFDPGELVQNYPRGAKALRGAFTRFQAQDTVAWFAAHGVHLKTEADGRMFPVTNTSETIVECLIKAAATSGVKLRIGTPVSSVKRTSKDQGFDILLKSGETIKCDRLLLATGSGLIGYKIARELGHKIESPVPSLFTFNILDQNLRELAGVSVNSVQLRLSVGGKSPLQQTGPLLITHWGLSGPAVLKLSAWGARVLHESRYQATLLINWLPDFQPEQVRQQILAVKNQWGKKAIALHRGVDLPHRLWQYIIARADITTEDRWAEISNKTLNLLVQELTQGEYLISGKGVFKEEFVTCGGVNLKEVNFKTMESKLVPGLYFAGEILDIDGVTGGFNFQSAWTTAYLAGNAMGTNTAEFRSQTAFSHSFES; this is encoded by the coding sequence TTGCTATCGTTACAAATTGTAGTTATTGGGGGTGGGGCAGCGGGGTTTTTTGGCGCGATCGCTTGTGCTAAAGTCAACCCTGATGCCCAAGTTACTTTAATCGAAGCTAGTCGCCAACCCCTAGCGAAAGTGTTAATTTCTGGTGGTGGACGCTGTAACGTCACTCACGCTTGCTTCGATCCTGGGGAATTAGTGCAGAATTACCCTAGAGGCGCAAAAGCCTTGCGGGGTGCTTTTACTCGATTTCAAGCTCAAGATACAGTAGCTTGGTTTGCTGCTCACGGAGTTCATTTAAAAACTGAAGCTGATGGTCGGATGTTCCCTGTTACCAACACTTCAGAAACCATTGTAGAGTGTTTGATTAAAGCAGCGGCGACATCTGGGGTCAAACTTCGCATCGGTACGCCTGTAAGTTCAGTGAAAAGGACTTCCAAAGACCAGGGGTTTGATATCCTGTTGAAGTCGGGAGAGACAATAAAATGCGATCGCCTACTTCTTGCTACCGGCAGTGGCTTGATAGGTTATAAAATTGCTAGGGAGTTAGGACATAAAATCGAATCACCTGTTCCCTCTTTATTTACCTTTAACATTCTCGATCAAAACCTGAGGGAGTTGGCTGGAGTTAGTGTTAACTCTGTACAATTGCGATTATCTGTAGGCGGAAAATCCCCATTACAACAAACTGGGCCATTACTGATTACTCATTGGGGTTTGAGTGGCCCTGCGGTTTTAAAGCTTTCTGCTTGGGGTGCAAGAGTTCTGCACGAAAGCCGCTATCAAGCCACATTATTAATTAATTGGCTGCCTGATTTCCAACCAGAACAAGTACGACAACAAATTTTAGCAGTCAAGAATCAATGGGGAAAGAAAGCGATCGCATTACATCGTGGTGTTGACCTACCCCATCGTCTCTGGCAATATATCATTGCCCGTGCAGATATTACCACAGAAGACCGTTGGGCAGAAATATCTAACAAAACGTTAAATCTGTTGGTGCAAGAACTCACTCAGGGGGAATATCTAATCAGTGGCAAAGGAGTTTTTAAAGAAGAATTTGTGACTTGCGGCGGAGTTAATCTCAAAGAAGTTAACTTCAAAACAATGGAAAGTAAGTTAGTTCCAGGTCTTTACTTTGCTGGAGAAATTTTAGATATTGATGGTGTGACTGGCGGTTTTAACTTCCAAAGTGCTTGGACAACTGCGTATTTAGCTGGTAACGCGATGGGAACTAATACAGCAGAATTCAGAAGTCAAACAGCCTTTAGTCATAGCTTTGAAAGTTAA
- a CDS encoding 3'(2'),5'-bisphosphate nucleotidase CysQ family protein, with amino-acid sequence MKDLQEILVIARQIGWEAADILRSYYHGTAKDPNLAVEYKQNEPVTVADVAVSQYILEKLQASLGNEDFIYISEETYQFINKSPQPSTPWVWIIDPLDGTRDFIEKTGEYAIHIALVKETRPVLAVVAVPEAQKLYYATKGGGTFVETRHGSVPIQVSSGKRVEDLTLVVSRSHRNPQLDYLLQNLPCQNQKAVGSVGCKIATIVEQQAQIYISLSGKSAPKDWDIAAPELILTEAGGQFTHFDGTPLEYNTGDINQWGGLLASNGEYHEVLCKEAERILAQFTDS; translated from the coding sequence ATGAAAGACTTACAAGAAATTTTAGTGATCGCTCGTCAGATAGGTTGGGAAGCAGCTGATATACTGCGATCGTATTATCACGGCACCGCTAAAGATCCTAATTTAGCAGTAGAATATAAACAAAATGAGCCTGTTACCGTTGCCGATGTAGCTGTCAGTCAATATATTCTAGAAAAGCTACAAGCGAGTTTGGGTAATGAAGATTTTATTTACATCAGCGAAGAAACCTATCAATTTATAAATAAGTCTCCACAACCCTCCACTCCTTGGGTGTGGATTATTGATCCTTTGGATGGCACGCGGGACTTTATCGAAAAAACTGGAGAATATGCCATTCACATTGCTTTAGTCAAAGAAACACGCCCAGTGTTAGCAGTGGTGGCAGTCCCAGAAGCGCAAAAATTATATTATGCTACAAAAGGCGGAGGCACTTTTGTAGAAACCCGTCATGGATCTGTTCCCATACAAGTGTCGTCAGGAAAACGAGTTGAGGATTTAACCTTAGTCGTGAGTCGTTCTCACCGTAACCCGCAGTTAGATTATTTACTTCAAAACTTACCCTGTCAAAATCAAAAAGCTGTTGGCAGTGTTGGGTGTAAAATCGCCACCATTGTGGAACAACAAGCGCAGATTTACATTTCTCTTTCTGGCAAATCTGCTCCCAAAGACTGGGATATCGCAGCCCCAGAACTGATTTTAACAGAAGCTGGTGGTCAGTTTACTCACTTCGATGGCACACCCTTGGAATACAACACTGGTGATATCAATCAGTGGGGAGGTTTGCTGGCTAGTAACGGTGAATATCACGAGGTACTGTGTAAGGAAGCAGAAAGGATTTTAGCTCAGTTCACGGATAGCTAA